The following are encoded together in the Heterodontus francisci isolate sHetFra1 chromosome 41, sHetFra1.hap1, whole genome shotgun sequence genome:
- the LOC137353384 gene encoding ferritin, middle subunit-like isoform X2, translating into MKMSFFDRDDVSLNNFSQFFKHHSHEKQEHAEKLMKFQNQRGGRILLQDVKKPERDEWSNGLQAMQVALSLEKNVNQSFLDLHQLATTRTDPHLCDFLETHYLDEQVKVIKQLGDYITNLKRLGAPENGMGEYLFDKLSLEESS; encoded by the exons ATGAAG ATGTCTTTCTTTGACCGGGATGATGTCTCCCTCAACAACTTCTCCCAGTTCTTCAAACATCATTCCCATGAGAAGCAGGAACATGCAGAAAAGCTGATGAAATTCCAGAATCAGCGTGGAGGCCGCATCCTCCTACAGGATGTGAAG AAACCAGAGAGggatgagtggagcaatggtctACAGGCAATGCAGGTTGCCCTCAGTCTGGAGAAGAATGTGAACCAGAGTTTTCTGGATCTACACCAACTCGCCACCACCCGTACTGACCCTCAT CTGtgtgacttcctggagactcaCTATTTGGATGAGCAGGTGAAGGTGATCAAGCAACTTGGGGACTACATCACCAACCTGAAGCGTCTGGGAGCTCCTGAGAATGGGatgggagagtacctgtttgacaagctCTCTCTAGAGGAGAGTAGCTAA
- the LOC137353384 gene encoding ferritin, middle subunit-like isoform X1, producing MDSQICQNYHQDCEAAVNKQINVELTASYLYFSLMSFFDRDDVSLNNFSQFFKHHSHEKQEHAEKLMKFQNQRGGRILLQDVKKPERDEWSNGLQAMQVALSLEKNVNQSFLDLHQLATTRTDPHLCDFLETHYLDEQVKVIKQLGDYITNLKRLGAPENGMGEYLFDKLSLEESS from the exons ATGGACTCTCAGATTTGTCAAAACTATCACCAGGATTGTGAGGCTGCTGTCAACAAGCAGATTAATGTGGAACTTACTGCCTCCTATCTTTATTTTTCTCTG ATGTCTTTCTTTGACCGGGATGATGTCTCCCTCAACAACTTCTCCCAGTTCTTCAAACATCATTCCCATGAGAAGCAGGAACATGCAGAAAAGCTGATGAAATTCCAGAATCAGCGTGGAGGCCGCATCCTCCTACAGGATGTGAAG AAACCAGAGAGggatgagtggagcaatggtctACAGGCAATGCAGGTTGCCCTCAGTCTGGAGAAGAATGTGAACCAGAGTTTTCTGGATCTACACCAACTCGCCACCACCCGTACTGACCCTCAT CTGtgtgacttcctggagactcaCTATTTGGATGAGCAGGTGAAGGTGATCAAGCAACTTGGGGACTACATCACCAACCTGAAGCGTCTGGGAGCTCCTGAGAATGGGatgggagagtacctgtttgacaagctCTCTCTAGAGGAGAGTAGCTAA
- the LOC137353384 gene encoding ferritin, middle subunit-like isoform X3, which produces MSFFDRDDVSLNNFSQFFKHHSHEKQEHAEKLMKFQNQRGGRILLQDVKKPERDEWSNGLQAMQVALSLEKNVNQSFLDLHQLATTRTDPHLCDFLETHYLDEQVKVIKQLGDYITNLKRLGAPENGMGEYLFDKLSLEESS; this is translated from the exons ATGTCTTTCTTTGACCGGGATGATGTCTCCCTCAACAACTTCTCCCAGTTCTTCAAACATCATTCCCATGAGAAGCAGGAACATGCAGAAAAGCTGATGAAATTCCAGAATCAGCGTGGAGGCCGCATCCTCCTACAGGATGTGAAG AAACCAGAGAGggatgagtggagcaatggtctACAGGCAATGCAGGTTGCCCTCAGTCTGGAGAAGAATGTGAACCAGAGTTTTCTGGATCTACACCAACTCGCCACCACCCGTACTGACCCTCAT CTGtgtgacttcctggagactcaCTATTTGGATGAGCAGGTGAAGGTGATCAAGCAACTTGGGGACTACATCACCAACCTGAAGCGTCTGGGAGCTCCTGAGAATGGGatgggagagtacctgtttgacaagctCTCTCTAGAGGAGAGTAGCTAA
- the LOC137353641 gene encoding ferritin, middle subunit-like codes for MDSQICQNYHQDCEAAVNQQINVELTASYFYLSLMSFFDRDDVALDNFSQFFKHHSHEKQEHAEKLMKFQNQRGGRILLQDVKKPERDEWSNGLLAMQVALSLEKNVNQSLLDLHQLATTCTDPHLCDFLETHYLDEQVKVIKQLGDYITNLKRLGAPENGMGEYLFDKLSLKESS; via the exons ATGGATTCTCAGATTTGTCAAAACTATCACCAGGATTGTGAGGCTGCTGTCAACCAGCAGATTAATGTGGAACTTACTGCTTCCTATTTTTATCTTTCTTTG ATGTCTTTCTTTGACCGGGATGATGTCGCCCTGGACAACTTCTCCCAGTTCTTCAAACATCATTCCCATGAGAAGCAGGAACATGCGGAGAAGCTGATGAAATTCCAGAATCAGCGTGGAGGCCGCATCCTCCTACAGGATGTGAAG AAACCAGAGAGggatgagtggagcaatggtctACTGGCAATGCAGGTTGCCCTCAGTCTGGAAAAGAATGTGAACCAGAGTTTGCTGGATCTACACCAACTCGCCACCACCTGTACTGACCCTCAT ctgtgtgacttcctggagactcaCTATTTGGATGAGCAGGTGAAGGTGATCAAGCAACTTGGGGACTACATCACCAACCTGAAGCGTCTGGGAGCTCCTGAGAATGGGatgggagagtacctgtttgacaagctCTCTCTCAAGGAGAGTAGCTAA